From a single Centropristis striata isolate RG_2023a ecotype Rhode Island chromosome 14, C.striata_1.0, whole genome shotgun sequence genomic region:
- the LOC131984880 gene encoding myb-related transcription factor, partner of profilin-like gives MRMEKAGSKRSKRSPSFTAEEMATLVDEVWQHREVLFGGTRGKKDITLKNRIWQAIAQKMSPSSPCGLRDWCAVRKKWQEFQSQTKKKSAQVRRESMGTGGGAPGGTTLTPDEEKVLSIIGKTASEGISGGIDLLGDEGLSDNSEGEEEEPSGSGAATCTSPGEDDPPQPSPVPACQPAGPGVRTRGRPSITTCTCSETLVRLEREKLAVLRGIEGQLERQTAFQEEMVRLKRQKSELHRRQLTLAEAQFNSPSISVPIILPQDAGDADAQ, from the exons ATGAGAATGGAGAAAGCAGGCAGCAAACGCAGCAAGAGGTCACCCTCATTTACTGCAGAGGAGATGGCCACATTAGTGGACGAGGTCTGGCAGCACCGCGAGGTGTTATTTGGGGgaacaagggggaaaaaagatataacattaaaaaaccgCATTTGGCAGGCAATAGCCCAGAAGATGTCCCCCTCTAGTCCCTGTGGCCTGCGAGACTGGTGTGCCGTGCGGAAGAAGTGGCAGGAGTTCCagagccaaacaaaaaaaaaaagcgcacAGGTGAGGCGAGAGAGCATGGGCACGGGCGGTGGCGCACCTGGGGGTACAACCCTAACTCCTGACGAGGAAAAAGTCCTCTCCATTATTGGAAAGACGGCCTCTGAAGGCATTAGTGGGGGCATCGATCTTCTGGGGGACGAGGGGCTCTCAGACAACAGCgaaggcgaggaggaggagccatCTGGGAGCGGAGCAGCGACCTGCACGTCCCCAGGAGAGGACGACCCCCCGCAACCGAGCCCTGTCCCCGCATGCCAACCAGCAGGGCCCGGTGTCCGCACACGGGGACGCCCCTCCATAACGACCTGCACCTGCAGTGAGACACTGGTGCGTCTCGAGAGGGAGAAACTGGCGGTGCTGCGGGGGATAGAGGGCCAACTGGAGAGACAGACTGCCTTCCAAGAGGAGATGGTGCGTCTCAAACGTCAGAAGTCGGAGCTGCACCGGAGACAGCTGACACTTGCCGAGGCGCAGTTCAACAGTCCCTCCATCTCGGTCCCAATAATTCTCCCCCAGGACGCAG GTGATGCAGACGCCCAGTAA
- the LOC131984865 gene encoding zinc finger protein 583-like produces the protein MSKVQTVRALVEQRLTAVAEEIFGLFERTIAEYEEELCRSREKNERQQKLLDAVFNPQLHSHRADIQQLSVSEEEFPSEQQERSSTLDQDQEEPEHPHIKEEQEEPWTSQEGEQLQAPTFTPVPVKSEEDEEKPQSSQLHQTQTEQMETEADGEDCGGPEPDRNSGPDPHLQPDTDDKPANSFEPETDDSGDWKETREPQSGFNCLKKDGGPARDSSFSAGEKRFSCSECGKRYCYKYLLKRHMVSHTGEKPFSCSVCKKSFAQRDSLKSHMRLHTGEKLFSCSLCGRSFTRSGHLQQHMIIHTGEKPFSCSVCKKYFALRDSLKSHMRLHTGEKLFCCSVCGKSFTRSGHLEQHMRCHTGEKPFSCSVCQISFTHRDSLKSHMRVHTGE, from the exons atgtctaaagtccaaacggtgagagcgctggtggagcagcgactgactgcggttgctgaagagatatttgggctgtttgaaagaacgatagcagagtacgaggagGAACTTTGTCGTTCAAGAGAGAAGAACgagcgacaacagaaactactggacgctgttttcAACCCTCAGCTTCACTCACATAGAGCAG acatCCAGCAGCTGTCGGTGAGTGAAGAAGagtttccctctgagcagcaggagaggagctccACTCTGGATCAGGACCAGGAGGAGCCAGAGCacccacacattaaagaggaacaggaggaaccttggaccagtcaggaaggagagcagcttcaggcacccacattcactcctgtccctgtgaagagtgaagaagatgaagagaaacctcagtcctcacagcttcatcaaacacaaactgaacagatggaaacagaagctgatggagaggactgtggaggaccagaaccagacaggaactctgGTCCAGATCCGCATTTACAACCTGACACTGACGACAAGCCTGCAAACTCTTttgaacctgagactgatgacagtggtGATTGGAAGGAGACAAGAGAACCTCAGTCAGGTTTtaactgtttgaaaaaagatggTGGTCCTGCCAGAGATTCCAGTTTTAGTGCTGGTGAGAAACGatttagctgctctgagtgtgggaaaAGATATTGCTACAAGTACCTTCTAAAGAGACACATGGTCtctcatactggagagaaacctttcagctgctcagtttgtaagaaatctTTTGCCCAAAGAGATagtttaaagtcacacatgagactccacacaggagagaaacttttCAGCTGCTCATTGTGTGGTAGATCTTTTACACGAAGTGGGCATTTACAGCAACATATGataatccacacaggagagaaacctttcagctgctcagtttgtaagaaatatTTTGCCCTCAGGGATagtttaaagtcacacatgagactccacacaggggAGAAACTTTtctgctgctcagtgtgtggtaaaTCTTTTACACGAAGTGGACATTTAGAGCAACATATGAGAtgccacactggagagaaacctttcagctgctcagtttgtcagATATCTTTTACCCACAGAGATagtttaaagtcacacatgagagtccacacaggagagTAA
- the LOC131984384 gene encoding zinc finger and SCAN domain-containing protein 2-like, with the protein MQHGQELHLRAEDASWQPYFSCCKSLCVCLPFSADIQQLLVVKEESPSEQQERSSSLDQEDPKPPHIKEEQESDITHLPKIHRESHAAEEEFIEAGSLSQHTAVRTVLQPEPPHIKEEQEEPRTSQEGEQLQGLEEADITKFTFTPVPVKIEEDEEKPQSSQLHQTQTEQMETEADGEDCGGPEPDRNSDPDPHLQPDTEEEPADSSEPETDDSGDWKETREPQSGLNCLKKDGGPVRDSRFSAGEKRLSCSECGKGFGYKCYLKRHMFSHTGEKPFSCSVCQKLFTHSRTLKKHMRQHTGEKPFRCSVCGKGCSNSWNLKLHKITHTGEKPFSCSFCNNTFTQSGTLRRHMRLHTGERPFSCSVCQKPFPYSRTLKKHMKLHTGE; encoded by the exons ATGCAGCACGGCCAGGAGCTGCACCTCCgggctgagg ACGCATCGTGGCAGCCCTACTTTAGCTGCTGTaagagcctctgtgtgtgtttacccttCTCTGCAGACATCCAGCAGCTGTTGGTGGTTAAAGAGGAGTctccctctgagcagcaggagaggagctccagtctggaccaggaggacccaaagcccccacacattaaagaggaacaggagagtGACATCACTCACCTCCCAAAGATCCACAGAGAGAGTCATGCAGCAGAGGAAGAGTTCATAGAAGCAGGAAGTCTGAGCCAACACACGGCGGTCCGAACGGTGCTACAGCCAGagcccccacacattaaagaggaacaggaggaacctcggaccagtcaggagggagagcagcttcaggggctggaggaggctgatatcacaaagttcacattcactcctgtccctgtgaagattgaagaagatgaagagaaacctcagtcctcacagcttcatcaaacacaaactgaacagatggaaacagaagctgatggagaggactgtggaggaccagaaccagataGGAACTCTGATCCAGATCCACATTTACAACCTGATACTGAGGAGGAGCCTGCagactcttctgaacctgagactgatgacagtggtgattggaaggagaccagagaacctcagtcaggtttgaactgtttgaaaaaagatggcGGTCCTGTCAGAGATTCCCGATTTAGTGCTGGTGAGAAACGACttagctgctctgagtgtgggaaaGGATTTGGCTACAAGTGCTATCTGAAGAGACACATGTTTTCtcatacaggagagaaacctttcagctgctcagtttgtcagAAACTTTTTACACACAGCCGAactttaaagaaacacatgagacaacacacaggagagaaacctttccgCTGCTCAGTGTGCGGTAAAGGTTGCAGTAATAGTTGGAATctgaaattacacaaaataactcacacaggagagaaacctttcagctgctcatttTGTAATaacacttttacacagagtggaactttaaggagacacatgagactccacacaggagagagacctttcagctgctcagtttgtcagAAACCTTTTCCATACAGTCGAactttaaagaaacacatgaaGCTCCACACAGGAGAGTAA